The following are encoded together in the Nocardioides sp. Arc9.136 genome:
- a CDS encoding DNA polymerase IV: MRTQSSVMHLDLDAFFAAVEQRDKPSLRGKPVVVGGVGGRGVVSTASYEARVYGVRSAMSTREARSRCPHAAFLSGRFHAYREASHAVMSLLRSVSPLVEPLSLDEAFVDLARAGLPDLEVPTVTAFAEELRGRVTEATHGLTASVGIGTSKFIAKVASDLDKPDGLVVVAPGTEQELLRPMKVTIIPGVGPATAERLRRAGIQTVAELESVELEELVRLVGKAHGTGLFQLARALDDRPVVAEREAKSVSVEGTYDTDLTDRRLMEGLLTRQAGEVAGRLRKHGLSGRTVTIKVRLHDFTTLSRSSTLPSPTDSAATVARLARTLLADLDTSGGVRLLGVGVSGLADWVQEDLFGETEPEEELPEIEVPHHSRRTWAPGMDVVHAEMGRGWVWGAGRGVVTVRFETAETPAGPVRSYPDDDPALSAWVPPPLPDEQG, from the coding sequence GTGCGCACGCAGTCCTCGGTCATGCACCTCGACCTCGACGCGTTCTTCGCGGCCGTCGAGCAGCGCGACAAGCCCTCCCTGCGCGGCAAGCCCGTCGTGGTCGGCGGGGTCGGCGGGCGAGGCGTGGTCTCCACCGCCTCCTACGAGGCCCGCGTGTACGGCGTGCGCTCGGCCATGTCGACCCGCGAGGCGCGGTCGCGGTGCCCGCACGCGGCGTTCCTGAGCGGCCGCTTCCACGCCTACCGCGAGGCCTCCCACGCGGTCATGTCGCTGCTGCGGTCGGTCTCGCCCCTGGTCGAGCCGTTGTCGCTCGACGAGGCGTTCGTCGACCTCGCCCGGGCCGGCCTGCCGGACCTCGAGGTGCCGACCGTCACCGCCTTCGCCGAGGAGCTGCGCGGCCGGGTCACCGAGGCGACGCACGGGCTCACCGCCTCGGTCGGCATCGGCACCAGCAAGTTCATCGCCAAGGTCGCCAGCGACCTCGACAAGCCCGACGGCCTGGTCGTGGTGGCTCCCGGGACGGAGCAGGAGCTGCTGCGGCCGATGAAGGTCACGATCATCCCCGGGGTGGGTCCGGCCACCGCCGAGCGGCTGCGCCGCGCCGGGATCCAGACCGTCGCCGAGCTGGAGTCGGTCGAGCTGGAGGAGCTGGTGCGCCTGGTGGGCAAGGCCCACGGCACCGGCCTGTTCCAGCTCGCCCGCGCCCTGGACGACCGCCCGGTCGTCGCGGAGCGCGAGGCCAAGTCGGTCAGCGTCGAGGGCACCTACGACACCGACCTGACCGACCGGCGGCTGATGGAGGGCCTGCTCACCCGGCAGGCCGGCGAGGTCGCCGGGCGGCTGCGCAAGCACGGCCTGTCGGGGCGGACGGTGACGATCAAGGTCCGGCTGCACGACTTCACGACGCTGAGCCGCTCCAGCACGCTGCCCTCCCCCACCGACAGCGCCGCGACCGTGGCGCGGCTGGCGCGCACCCTGCTGGCCGACCTCGACACCTCCGGCGGCGTGCGGCTGCTGGGCGTCGGCGTCTCGGGCCTGGCCGACTGGGTGCAGGAGGACCTGTTCGGCGAGACCGAGCCCGAGGAGGAGCTGCCCGAGATCGAGGTGCCGCACCACTCGCGGCGGACCTGGGCGCCGGGCATGGACGTCGTCCACGCCGAGATGGGCCGTGGATGGGTCTGGGGCGCGGGACGCGGCGTGGTGACGGTGCGCTTCGAGACCGCGGAGACGCCGGCCGGGCCGGTCCGGTCCTACCCCGACGACGACCCGGCGCTCAGCGCGTGGGTGCCGCCGCCCCTCCCCGACGAGCAGGGGTGA
- a CDS encoding allophanate hydrolase subunit 1, whose translation MSGPVRMRSVGPSAVLVEVEGAAAALALATWARRRGVPAVEVVPAAETVLFDGTEPAALERALAEWSPTAEPPAGDLVEVPVTYDGEDLELVAEHWGTSVAGVVERHAALTFVSSFCGFAPGFAYLAGLPEELAVPRLDSPRPRVPAGSVALAGTWCGVYPTTSPGGWRVLGRTGTALWDAGREPPALLAPGTRVRFVPA comes from the coding sequence GTGAGCGGCCCGGTGCGGATGCGCAGCGTCGGCCCGTCCGCGGTGCTCGTGGAGGTGGAGGGCGCGGCCGCTGCGCTGGCCCTCGCGACCTGGGCACGACGGCGGGGCGTGCCGGCGGTCGAGGTGGTCCCCGCCGCCGAGACGGTGCTCTTCGACGGCACCGAGCCCGCCGCGCTCGAGCGCGCGCTGGCGGAGTGGTCGCCGACGGCGGAGCCCCCGGCGGGGGACCTCGTGGAGGTTCCCGTCACCTACGACGGCGAGGACCTGGAGCTCGTCGCCGAGCACTGGGGCACGTCGGTCGCCGGCGTCGTCGAGCGGCACGCGGCGCTGACCTTCGTCTCGTCGTTCTGCGGGTTCGCCCCGGGCTTCGCCTACCTCGCCGGCCTGCCCGAGGAGCTCGCGGTGCCCCGGTTGGACTCCCCGCGCCCCCGCGTGCCGGCGGGGTCGGTCGCGCTGGCCGGCACCTGGTGCGGGGTCTACCCGACCACCTCGCCGGGAGGCTGGCGGGTGCTGGGCCGCACCGGCACGGCGCTGTGGGACGCCGGCCGGGAGCCGCCCGCCCTCCTCGCGCCCGGCACGCGCGTGCGGTTCGTCCCCGCATGA
- a CDS encoding S9 family peptidase, with protein sequence MPSPADQAPSVQASTIQAPTVQAPTAERRPTSREIHGHTRVDDYEWLRDKDSPEVLAHLEAENAWTQDRTAHLADLRGAIFEEIKGRTRETDLSVPTRNRGHWYYGRTFAGKEYGATCRVPVTDPDDWTPPTPAEDCAPDEPALPGEEVLLDLDALAEGHEFFSLGGSAISPDGTLLAYSTDTVGDERYTVRVKDLGTGALLDDEITGVIGGATWDREGTELYYTTVDDSWRADKIWRHRLGTAQADDELVHHETDGRFWVGVGRTRTDRFIVVAAGSKVTSEYRYLDADHPELGLQVFAERVEGVEYSLDHAVIAGEDRFLVLHNATGPDFEIGTAPVEPTPIAELAPLVAHDPAVRLEDVDAFAGHLVVHQRSNGLTQLRIIELGPDGPGEDYLVEFDKPLYTVGSGGNPGFAQPTVRIGWTTMAVPSSVYDYDVRTRELTLLKQAPVLGGYDPADYEEHRLWATADDGERIPISIVCKRGAREDETMGTAPVPTLLYGYGAYEASIDPYFSVARLSLLDRGAAFAIAHVRGGGEMGRRWYDDGKLMRKQNTFSDFVACARHLVERGWTTPETLVAEGASAGGLLMGAVANQAPEMFGGIVAGVPFVDALTTMLDATLPLTVTEYDEWGNPEADAEVYEYMASYAPYDNVAERSYPPILAETSLNDTRVLYVEPAKWVARIRASNPSADVLLRTEMSAGHGGVSGRYKAWHDRAFALAWILDRMGLADR encoded by the coding sequence ATGCCGTCCCCCGCCGACCAGGCACCGTCCGTCCAGGCCTCCACCATCCAGGCCCCCACCGTCCAGGCTCCCACCGCCGAGCGCCGTCCGACCAGCCGGGAGATCCACGGGCACACCCGTGTCGACGACTACGAGTGGCTGCGGGACAAGGACTCCCCCGAGGTGCTCGCCCACCTCGAGGCCGAGAACGCCTGGACCCAGGACCGCACCGCCCACCTCGCCGACCTGCGCGGCGCGATCTTCGAGGAGATCAAGGGCCGCACCCGGGAGACCGACCTGTCGGTGCCGACCCGCAACCGCGGCCACTGGTACTACGGGCGCACCTTCGCCGGCAAGGAGTACGGCGCCACCTGCCGGGTGCCGGTCACCGACCCCGACGACTGGACCCCGCCCACCCCGGCCGAGGACTGCGCCCCCGACGAGCCGGCACTGCCGGGCGAGGAGGTGCTGCTCGACCTCGACGCGCTCGCGGAGGGCCACGAGTTCTTCTCCCTCGGCGGGTCCGCGATCAGCCCCGACGGCACCCTGCTGGCCTACTCCACCGACACCGTCGGCGACGAGCGGTACACCGTGCGGGTCAAGGACCTCGGCACCGGAGCGCTGCTCGACGACGAGATCACCGGCGTCATCGGCGGTGCCACCTGGGACCGCGAGGGCACCGAGCTCTACTACACGACCGTCGACGACTCCTGGCGCGCCGACAAGATCTGGCGCCACCGGCTCGGCACCGCGCAGGCCGACGACGAGCTGGTCCACCACGAGACCGACGGCCGGTTCTGGGTCGGCGTCGGCCGGACCCGCACCGACCGGTTCATCGTGGTCGCCGCCGGCTCGAAGGTCACCTCGGAGTACCGCTACCTCGACGCCGACCACCCCGAGCTGGGGCTGCAGGTCTTCGCCGAGCGCGTCGAGGGCGTGGAGTACTCCCTCGACCACGCCGTCATCGCCGGCGAGGACCGGTTCCTGGTGCTGCACAACGCGACCGGGCCCGACTTCGAGATCGGGACGGCCCCGGTCGAGCCGACCCCGATCGCCGAGCTCGCCCCGCTCGTCGCCCACGACCCGGCCGTCCGCCTCGAGGACGTCGACGCCTTCGCCGGCCACCTCGTGGTGCACCAGCGCAGCAACGGGCTCACCCAACTGCGCATCATCGAGCTCGGTCCGGACGGACCCGGCGAGGACTACCTCGTGGAGTTCGACAAGCCGCTCTACACCGTCGGCTCGGGCGGCAACCCCGGGTTCGCCCAGCCCACCGTGCGCATCGGCTGGACCACGATGGCCGTGCCGTCCTCGGTCTACGACTACGACGTGCGCACCCGGGAGCTGACGCTGCTCAAGCAGGCGCCGGTGCTCGGCGGCTACGACCCCGCCGACTACGAGGAGCACCGGCTCTGGGCGACCGCCGACGACGGCGAGCGGATCCCGATCTCGATCGTGTGCAAGCGCGGCGCCCGCGAGGACGAGACCATGGGCACCGCGCCGGTCCCCACGCTGCTCTACGGGTACGGCGCGTACGAGGCCTCGATCGACCCCTACTTCTCCGTCGCCCGGCTCTCGCTCCTCGACCGCGGCGCGGCGTTCGCGATCGCCCACGTGCGCGGCGGCGGCGAGATGGGCCGGCGCTGGTACGACGACGGCAAGCTGATGCGCAAGCAGAACACCTTCTCCGACTTCGTCGCCTGCGCCCGCCACCTCGTCGAGCGGGGCTGGACCACCCCGGAGACCCTGGTCGCCGAGGGCGCCAGCGCCGGCGGGCTGCTCATGGGGGCGGTCGCCAACCAGGCGCCGGAGATGTTCGGCGGGATCGTGGCCGGCGTGCCGTTCGTCGACGCGCTCACGACCATGCTGGACGCGACGCTCCCCCTGACCGTCACCGAGTACGACGAGTGGGGCAACCCCGAGGCCGACGCCGAGGTCTACGAGTACATGGCGTCGTACGCGCCGTACGACAACGTCGCGGAGCGGTCCTACCCGCCGATCCTCGCCGAGACCTCGCTCAACGACACCCGCGTGCTCTACGTCGAGCCGGCCAAGTGGGTGGCCCGCATCCGGGCGTCCAACCCCTCGGCCGACGTCCTGCTGCGCACCGAGATGTCCGCCGGGCACGGCGGCGTGTCCGGTCGGTACAAGGCCTGGCACGACCGGGCCTTCGCCCTCGCCTGGATCCTCGACCGGATGGGGCTCGCCGACCGCTGA
- a CDS encoding 5-oxoprolinase subunit PxpA, which translates to MGSRATVDLNADLGEEVTDDAALLAVVTSANVACGYHAGTPAIMRAVCAEAAARGVSVGAQVSYDDRENFGRVARDVPREVLREQVADQVGTLAELARAAGTSVRYVKPHGALYHRVIADEEQAAAVLAGSGDLPVLGMPGRLLELALAAGRPVWHEGFPDRAYGADGRLVPRGAPGAVLEDATAISTAAVGMAGRVDSLCLHGDTPGAVAHAHAVRAALSAAGWSLRGL; encoded by the coding sequence GTGGGCAGCCGCGCGACCGTCGACCTCAACGCCGACCTGGGCGAGGAGGTGACCGACGACGCCGCGCTCCTCGCGGTGGTCACGAGCGCCAACGTCGCCTGCGGCTACCATGCCGGGACGCCGGCGATCATGCGTGCGGTGTGCGCCGAGGCGGCGGCACGCGGGGTGTCGGTGGGGGCGCAGGTCTCCTACGACGACCGTGAGAACTTCGGCCGGGTCGCTCGCGACGTACCTCGCGAGGTGCTGCGCGAGCAGGTCGCCGACCAGGTCGGGACGCTGGCGGAGCTCGCACGGGCCGCCGGCACGTCGGTGCGGTACGTCAAGCCGCACGGAGCGCTCTACCACCGCGTGATCGCCGACGAGGAGCAGGCCGCGGCCGTCCTCGCCGGATCGGGGGACCTGCCGGTGCTCGGCATGCCGGGACGCCTCCTGGAGCTGGCGCTCGCGGCGGGGCGCCCGGTGTGGCACGAGGGCTTCCCCGACCGGGCGTACGGCGCGGACGGGCGGCTCGTGCCCCGTGGCGCGCCCGGAGCGGTGCTCGAGGACGCCACGGCGATCTCCACCGCGGCGGTGGGGATGGCCGGCCGCGTCGACTCGCTGTGCCTGCACGGGGACACCCCGGGTGCCGTGGCCCACGCGCACGCCGTGCGCGCCGCGCTGTCGGCGGCCGGCTGGTCGCTGCGGGGGCTGTGA
- a CDS encoding biotin-dependent carboxyltransferase family protein, with protein sequence MSLQVLAAGHLTTVQDRGRPGWAHLGVARAGALDGTAAALANRLVGNAVDAAVLEVTLGGLVVRADRDCWVAVTGAEGPVTVDGAARAHAQAERLRAGAVLEVGTPWRGVRSYLAVGGGIAVEPVLGSRSTDTLAWVGPPRVEDGTVLPVGSGPGEPAPHDTPRPPAPGPLRLHPGPRADWFAGDPVAALCGAAYRVEGASDRVGLRLAGRALERVRTGELASEGMVHGAVQVPPSGQPIVFLADHPTTGGYPVVAVVEPADLWRCAQLRPGDEVRFTPARRGGAAAPTR encoded by the coding sequence ATGAGCCTCCAGGTGCTCGCGGCCGGCCACCTCACGACCGTCCAGGACCGCGGCCGGCCCGGCTGGGCCCACCTCGGCGTCGCCCGCGCCGGGGCGCTCGACGGAACCGCCGCGGCGCTGGCCAACCGGCTGGTGGGGAACGCGGTCGACGCCGCGGTCCTGGAGGTGACGCTCGGCGGCCTCGTGGTCCGCGCGGACCGGGACTGCTGGGTGGCGGTGACCGGGGCCGAGGGGCCGGTCACCGTCGACGGGGCCGCCCGCGCCCACGCGCAGGCCGAGCGGCTGCGGGCGGGCGCCGTCCTCGAGGTGGGTACGCCGTGGCGCGGCGTGCGCTCCTACCTCGCCGTGGGCGGCGGGATCGCGGTCGAGCCGGTGCTCGGCTCCCGGTCGACCGACACGCTCGCCTGGGTGGGCCCGCCGCGGGTCGAGGACGGCACGGTGCTGCCGGTCGGGAGCGGGCCGGGCGAGCCGGCCCCCCACGACACGCCCCGGCCACCGGCTCCCGGCCCGCTGCGGCTGCACCCCGGCCCCCGGGCCGACTGGTTCGCCGGCGACCCGGTCGCCGCGCTGTGCGGCGCGGCGTACCGCGTCGAGGGCGCCTCCGACCGGGTCGGGCTGCGGCTGGCGGGCCGGGCGCTGGAACGGGTGCGGACCGGCGAGCTGGCCAGCGAGGGCATGGTGCACGGCGCGGTCCAGGTGCCGCCGAGCGGGCAGCCCATCGTCTTCCTCGCCGACCACCCCACCACCGGCGGCTACCCGGTCGTGGCCGTCGTCGAGCCCGCCGACCTCTGGCGCTGCGCGCAGCTGCGACCGGGCGACGAGGTCCGGTTCACCCCTGCTCGTCGGGGAGGGGCGGCGGCACCCACGCGCTGA